The genome window CCCGCCATGAAAAACGTCTACTCTTCGCTGGTTAAGTACAACGTTTCCGCCATCAAGATATCTTCCCCCATTGCTCTCAGCGCACTGCAAACCTCGTACCCGTCGTCCTCCGGTTCGTTCAAGTCGGAGCTGATTGAGCCGGTGATCAAACCGATGCTGAACTTCTTGAAACAAACAGGTTCGTATGTCATGGTCAATGCGTATCCGTTCTTCGCTTACACGGCGAACACGGACACGATTTCGTTGGACTACGCCTTGTTTGGCAACAACAAAGGCGTAACAGACCCGAATAACGGGCTGGTCTACAAGAGCCTGCTCGAGGCCCAGCTCGACGCCGTTTTCGCAGCGATGAATGCGGTGGGTTTTAAAGACGTCAAAGTCGCGGTGTCGGAAACCGGGTGGCCGTCCAAGGGGGACGAAAATGAAGCGGGTGCAAGCCAGCAGAATGCGGCGTCGTACAACGGGAACCTGGTGCGCAGGGTGCTTACGGGTGGTGGGACCCCTTTGAGACCCGACGAGCCGCTCAACGTCTACTTGTTTGCTCTGTTCAATGAGAATCAGAAGACGGGGGCCACCTCCGAGAGGAACTATGGGCTCTTTTATCCGAGCGAGCAGAAAGTTTACGACGTTCCGCTGACGCTGGAGGCCTTGGCCAGGGCACCCACGGCTTCGCCGTCGAACACGAGTCGGGTGGCGACGAAGCCTCCGTCCACGTCCAGCGGTGGTGATTTTTCCCCCAGCACCGCGGGCCAGACTTGGTGCGTGGCGAGTGGAGATGCCGGGGAGGAGAAGCTGAAGGACGCACTGGATTATGCCTGCGGGGAAGGAGCTGCTGATTGCCGTCCGATTCAGCGCGGTGCCACGTGTTACAATCCGAACACCCTTGTGGCCCACGCATCATACGCTTTCAATAGCTATTATCAGAAGAATGCACGAAGAAGTGGGTCCTGTTATTTTGGGGGTGCAGCCTACGTGGTCTCTCAATCTCCCAGTAAGTCCTCTTCAAAATACTACAGTACTATACTTACTAGTagtaattaataaaaaaaatatatatatatatatttaagtaTCCATcattgagcaaaattaaagaagGGGTGGCTACAAAGTATAGCACTGTAGCAATGTAATTATTGGTTGATTCTCCAATTTGATTCCGGATAATTATATGTGTGTGTACTGCAGAGTATGGGAGGTGCAACTATCCCACGGGCTATTGACAGCAGCAGGGACATTGCGATGGAAGCTCTGATTCTACTTCCTTTATTACATAGGGATTTATTGTGGAGTTAGGTCAGACTTTTTGTTGCTGCGCCATATTTATTATTGGCTTCAGGGactctattttaatttttaaaattatcatGTAagtaattcatttttttattattattattatagagagagagagagtagtaTTGTAGTAGTATTATACATCGGGTTGGTATGATGGCTATTTGACTGATTCTCTGTAATTAAATACCTACTCTTTGGTGCGTTGATGATTAGATGTCGTGAAAGTTCCAGTTTTCCTCTCTGTTCTGTGCTTAGCTTTTGGTTAGTGCCTCGTATGTGGCTTCAAATTTACTCTCCTTCTGCCACGACTTAAAATCACAAGTATTTGCTTTCAAGACAAGATTAAAATTCACTACAGATTTTCTGCTAGAGCTTGTGGCTGGCTAGCGTGCAGAAATCAATCTTCACAAGAAATATTAGATTTGACAATGGAATGGGAGCCCAAGTTCATCAATCTTAACATGGAGTTGGACCAGCCTATGTTGTTATATCACTGAGCCAGCCCATTCCACTTTACTGACCTGTTTAAATCTTAATCATTATACTATTTTTGTCTGTCTTTTccttcaaattaaaaaaaaaaaaaaccatatctagatgggggaaaaaaaaaaagtaaaagaaattacagtTACAAgccaaaaatcttcaaaaacAAGATCGCAAACATCAGCAAAGTGTATGTAACCTTTGATGCAGTTGTAGCTAGACGGAAGTGTAGAGATTCTCGTATTATATGTGCATTCCTCTTTCCCACACTTTGTTCTTCTTGcaagagaagagaagaaaaaaagaggaataaTAGTTATGTGACCAGGTCTGGGCTTGCGGCTTACCTTTGCGGATAAAACCCAATTAAACAATGAATGTCTGTGGCCCAAACAACAGAACGAAACcaacgtcttttttttttttttttttttttccatcggAGCGGAGGAGTCTTCACAGGGATAAATAGCGAGTATTTTCTAGGTGGTTCTCGTACTATGGAACTAGTGTAaatacccgtgctacgcacggtgctaacattattgaaaaaataaaaataaagggaTGAAtttaaaaaggttaaaaaattaTACCAACACAATCAATAgtttttatatttgttttaaaTATAATGATGTGATACATTGTATGAGAATTGttaaccaaataaatacaatagttAAAGAAGAAATAGCATCAATGGTCAGATATACAATTATAttataatcaaatgaaaattaagTATCAATAGAATTGTTGTTAACACCCATAGTTAATACAGTAATTtctatattaatatattttggtACATGTAGTAATTTGAAATACATGGCTAAACCACTAACATGCACGTGGCTAGTAGCTTGTTTTCGTATATTATTGTCGgggtatatattttttaaaaaattaaatttgaaaggttgaaaaa of Coffea arabica cultivar ET-39 chromosome 5c, Coffea Arabica ET-39 HiFi, whole genome shotgun sequence contains these proteins:
- the LOC113690832 gene encoding glucan endo-1,3-beta-glucosidase 13-like, yielding MLCVPKIQSNMATPSAPHHHLLLLLSLISLSSLPSTLSAGGSVAINYGRVANDLPSPPQVVQLLKAQGLTKVKLYDTDSNVLSALSGSGISVTVALPNEQLSSAAGGQSYTDSWVQSNVLAYYPKTLIEAIAVGNEVFVDPKNTTPFLVPAMKNVYSSLVKYNVSAIKISSPIALSALQTSYPSSSGSFKSELIEPVIKPMLNFLKQTGSYVMVNAYPFFAYTANTDTISLDYALFGNNKGVTDPNNGLVYKSLLEAQLDAVFAAMNAVGFKDVKVAVSETGWPSKGDENEAGASQQNAASYNGNLVRRVLTGGGTPLRPDEPLNVYLFALFNENQKTGATSERNYGLFYPSEQKVYDVPLTLEALARAPTASPSNTSRVATKPPSTSSGGDFSPSTAGQTWCVASGDAGEEKLKDALDYACGEGAADCRPIQRGATCYNPNTLVAHASYAFNSYYQKNARRSGSCYFGGAAYVVSQSPKYGRCNYPTGY